The proteins below come from a single Melospiza georgiana isolate bMelGeo1 chromosome 4, bMelGeo1.pri, whole genome shotgun sequence genomic window:
- the TMCC3 gene encoding transmembrane and coiled-coil domain protein 3 isoform X1, with protein sequence MPGSDTALAVDRTYSDPERHRRRKTRVERHDMNTLSLPLNIRRGGSDTNLNFDVPDGVLEFHKVKLNADSLKQKILKVTEQIKVEQTARDGNVAEYLKLVNSADKQQAGRIKQVFEKKNQKSAHSIAQLQKKLEQYHKKLKDIEQNGSSKATKDTSKDNLKDVQHGKSRSTGHGAESSKSGVPGVSLTPPVFVFSKSREFANLIRNKFGSADNIAHLKNTLDEFRPETSSRTYGGSATIVAKPKYVSDDECSSGTSGSADSNGNTSFSPAVASTLDSQGKLSMILEELREIKETQSQLADDIENLKTQFKRDYGFISQMLQEERFRYERLEDQLNDLTDLHQHETANLKQELASIEEKVAYQAYERSRDVQEALESCQTRVSKLELHQQEQQAQQSETVNAKVLLGKCINVILAFMTVILVCVSTIAKFIAPMMKSRFHIICTFFAVTLLAIFCKNWDHIICAIERMIIPR encoded by the exons gTGGAAAGACATGACATGAATACCCTGAGTCTACCACTTAACATCCGTCGTGGAGGTTCTGATACCAACCTGAACTTTGATGTACCAGATGGGGTCCTAGAGTTTCACAAAGTCAAACTCAATGCAGATAGCTTGAAACAGAAAATCCTCAAGGTTACAGAACAAATCAAGGTTGAACAAACAGCTCGAGATGGAAACGTGGCTGAGTATTTGAAACTGGTGAACAGTGCAGACAAGCAGCAGGCTGGGCGCATCAAGCAAGTCTTTGAGAAAAAGAACCAGAAATCTGCCCACTCCATTGCCCAGCTGCAGAAGAAATTGGAACAGTATCACAAAAAGCTCAAGGATATTGAACAAAATGGATCTTCCAAAGCTACCAAGGATACTTCCAAAGATAACTTGAAAGACGTTCAGCATGGAAAGTCTCGTAGCACTGGGCAcggagcagagagcagcaagtCGGGTGTGCCGGGTGTATCTCTGACACCCCCTGTCTTTGTTTTCAGCAAGTCCAGAGAGTTTGCCAATCTGATCCGAAACAAATTTGGTAGTGCAGACAACATTGCTCATCTGAAAAATACCCTGGATGAATTTCGGCCAGAAACGAGTTCTAGAACCTATGGGGGCAGTGCCACCATTGTTGCCAAACCAAAATATGTTAGTGATGATGAATGCTCAAGTGGGACCTCTGGATCAGCAGACAGCAATGGGAATACTTCCTTTAGTCCTGCTGTGGCAAGCACCCTGGACAGCCAAGGAAAGCTTTCCATGATTTTGGAGGAACTAAGGGAAATCAAGGAGACACAGTCTCAATTAGCTGATGATATTGAGAATTTAAAAACCCAGTTTAAAAGAGACTATGGCTTTATTTCTCAGATGCTACAAGAGGAAAGAtttag ATATGAAAGATTGGAGGACCAGTTAAATGACCTCACTGACCTTCATCAACATGAGACAGCAAACTTGAAACAAGAGCTAGCCAGCATAGAGGAGAAGGTGGCGTATCAGGCCTACGAGCGATCACGAGATGTTCAG GAAGCCTTGGAATCATGCCAGACCCGAGTTTCCAAACTGGAGCTCCATCAGCAAGAGCAGCAAGCACAGCAGTCTGAAACAGTTAATGCCAAAGTGCTCCTGGGGAAGTGTATAAATGTTATCCTGGCCTTCATGACTGTCATCTTAGTCTGTGTTTCTACTATTGCAAAGTTCATTGCTCCTATGATGAAGAGCCGCTTTCATATCATCTGCACTTTCTttgcagtgacactgctggcAATATTTTGTAAAAACTGGGATCATATCATTTGTGCTATAGAAAGAATGATTATACCAAGATGA
- the TMCC3 gene encoding transmembrane and coiled-coil domain protein 3 isoform X2, with amino-acid sequence MDKSARSPRKVERHDMNTLSLPLNIRRGGSDTNLNFDVPDGVLEFHKVKLNADSLKQKILKVTEQIKVEQTARDGNVAEYLKLVNSADKQQAGRIKQVFEKKNQKSAHSIAQLQKKLEQYHKKLKDIEQNGSSKATKDTSKDNLKDVQHGKSRSTGHGAESSKSGVPGVSLTPPVFVFSKSREFANLIRNKFGSADNIAHLKNTLDEFRPETSSRTYGGSATIVAKPKYVSDDECSSGTSGSADSNGNTSFSPAVASTLDSQGKLSMILEELREIKETQSQLADDIENLKTQFKRDYGFISQMLQEERFRYERLEDQLNDLTDLHQHETANLKQELASIEEKVAYQAYERSRDVQEALESCQTRVSKLELHQQEQQAQQSETVNAKVLLGKCINVILAFMTVILVCVSTIAKFIAPMMKSRFHIICTFFAVTLLAIFCKNWDHIICAIERMIIPR; translated from the exons gTGGAAAGACATGACATGAATACCCTGAGTCTACCACTTAACATCCGTCGTGGAGGTTCTGATACCAACCTGAACTTTGATGTACCAGATGGGGTCCTAGAGTTTCACAAAGTCAAACTCAATGCAGATAGCTTGAAACAGAAAATCCTCAAGGTTACAGAACAAATCAAGGTTGAACAAACAGCTCGAGATGGAAACGTGGCTGAGTATTTGAAACTGGTGAACAGTGCAGACAAGCAGCAGGCTGGGCGCATCAAGCAAGTCTTTGAGAAAAAGAACCAGAAATCTGCCCACTCCATTGCCCAGCTGCAGAAGAAATTGGAACAGTATCACAAAAAGCTCAAGGATATTGAACAAAATGGATCTTCCAAAGCTACCAAGGATACTTCCAAAGATAACTTGAAAGACGTTCAGCATGGAAAGTCTCGTAGCACTGGGCAcggagcagagagcagcaagtCGGGTGTGCCGGGTGTATCTCTGACACCCCCTGTCTTTGTTTTCAGCAAGTCCAGAGAGTTTGCCAATCTGATCCGAAACAAATTTGGTAGTGCAGACAACATTGCTCATCTGAAAAATACCCTGGATGAATTTCGGCCAGAAACGAGTTCTAGAACCTATGGGGGCAGTGCCACCATTGTTGCCAAACCAAAATATGTTAGTGATGATGAATGCTCAAGTGGGACCTCTGGATCAGCAGACAGCAATGGGAATACTTCCTTTAGTCCTGCTGTGGCAAGCACCCTGGACAGCCAAGGAAAGCTTTCCATGATTTTGGAGGAACTAAGGGAAATCAAGGAGACACAGTCTCAATTAGCTGATGATATTGAGAATTTAAAAACCCAGTTTAAAAGAGACTATGGCTTTATTTCTCAGATGCTACAAGAGGAAAGAtttag ATATGAAAGATTGGAGGACCAGTTAAATGACCTCACTGACCTTCATCAACATGAGACAGCAAACTTGAAACAAGAGCTAGCCAGCATAGAGGAGAAGGTGGCGTATCAGGCCTACGAGCGATCACGAGATGTTCAG GAAGCCTTGGAATCATGCCAGACCCGAGTTTCCAAACTGGAGCTCCATCAGCAAGAGCAGCAAGCACAGCAGTCTGAAACAGTTAATGCCAAAGTGCTCCTGGGGAAGTGTATAAATGTTATCCTGGCCTTCATGACTGTCATCTTAGTCTGTGTTTCTACTATTGCAAAGTTCATTGCTCCTATGATGAAGAGCCGCTTTCATATCATCTGCACTTTCTttgcagtgacactgctggcAATATTTTGTAAAAACTGGGATCATATCATTTGTGCTATAGAAAGAATGATTATACCAAGATGA
- the TMCC3 gene encoding transmembrane and coiled-coil domain protein 3 isoform X3: protein MNTLSLPLNIRRGGSDTNLNFDVPDGVLEFHKVKLNADSLKQKILKVTEQIKVEQTARDGNVAEYLKLVNSADKQQAGRIKQVFEKKNQKSAHSIAQLQKKLEQYHKKLKDIEQNGSSKATKDTSKDNLKDVQHGKSRSTGHGAESSKSGVPGVSLTPPVFVFSKSREFANLIRNKFGSADNIAHLKNTLDEFRPETSSRTYGGSATIVAKPKYVSDDECSSGTSGSADSNGNTSFSPAVASTLDSQGKLSMILEELREIKETQSQLADDIENLKTQFKRDYGFISQMLQEERFRYERLEDQLNDLTDLHQHETANLKQELASIEEKVAYQAYERSRDVQEALESCQTRVSKLELHQQEQQAQQSETVNAKVLLGKCINVILAFMTVILVCVSTIAKFIAPMMKSRFHIICTFFAVTLLAIFCKNWDHIICAIERMIIPR, encoded by the exons ATGAATACCCTGAGTCTACCACTTAACATCCGTCGTGGAGGTTCTGATACCAACCTGAACTTTGATGTACCAGATGGGGTCCTAGAGTTTCACAAAGTCAAACTCAATGCAGATAGCTTGAAACAGAAAATCCTCAAGGTTACAGAACAAATCAAGGTTGAACAAACAGCTCGAGATGGAAACGTGGCTGAGTATTTGAAACTGGTGAACAGTGCAGACAAGCAGCAGGCTGGGCGCATCAAGCAAGTCTTTGAGAAAAAGAACCAGAAATCTGCCCACTCCATTGCCCAGCTGCAGAAGAAATTGGAACAGTATCACAAAAAGCTCAAGGATATTGAACAAAATGGATCTTCCAAAGCTACCAAGGATACTTCCAAAGATAACTTGAAAGACGTTCAGCATGGAAAGTCTCGTAGCACTGGGCAcggagcagagagcagcaagtCGGGTGTGCCGGGTGTATCTCTGACACCCCCTGTCTTTGTTTTCAGCAAGTCCAGAGAGTTTGCCAATCTGATCCGAAACAAATTTGGTAGTGCAGACAACATTGCTCATCTGAAAAATACCCTGGATGAATTTCGGCCAGAAACGAGTTCTAGAACCTATGGGGGCAGTGCCACCATTGTTGCCAAACCAAAATATGTTAGTGATGATGAATGCTCAAGTGGGACCTCTGGATCAGCAGACAGCAATGGGAATACTTCCTTTAGTCCTGCTGTGGCAAGCACCCTGGACAGCCAAGGAAAGCTTTCCATGATTTTGGAGGAACTAAGGGAAATCAAGGAGACACAGTCTCAATTAGCTGATGATATTGAGAATTTAAAAACCCAGTTTAAAAGAGACTATGGCTTTATTTCTCAGATGCTACAAGAGGAAAGAtttag ATATGAAAGATTGGAGGACCAGTTAAATGACCTCACTGACCTTCATCAACATGAGACAGCAAACTTGAAACAAGAGCTAGCCAGCATAGAGGAGAAGGTGGCGTATCAGGCCTACGAGCGATCACGAGATGTTCAG GAAGCCTTGGAATCATGCCAGACCCGAGTTTCCAAACTGGAGCTCCATCAGCAAGAGCAGCAAGCACAGCAGTCTGAAACAGTTAATGCCAAAGTGCTCCTGGGGAAGTGTATAAATGTTATCCTGGCCTTCATGACTGTCATCTTAGTCTGTGTTTCTACTATTGCAAAGTTCATTGCTCCTATGATGAAGAGCCGCTTTCATATCATCTGCACTTTCTttgcagtgacactgctggcAATATTTTGTAAAAACTGGGATCATATCATTTGTGCTATAGAAAGAATGATTATACCAAGATGA